In Styela clava chromosome 14, kaStyClav1.hap1.2, whole genome shotgun sequence, the following are encoded in one genomic region:
- the LOC120340364 gene encoding ornithine decarboxylase antizyme-like — protein sequence MKKKRKRKSSGLTAHPSLGSAPDVPNKENYTTASFADELFGADKLDPDNFSLKSFEIKVTENMTVKWDTVIFNRQMFVLVPTTLSQSGSRDSFVALLEIAEEELDCEAVICCVQNISSEKSTQIRTFMYMGFQAIPSTSPLLSILSPGSKKYFFLGNEL from the coding sequence atgaaaaagaaaagaaaaaggaaaagtTCGGGTCTAACAGCGCACCCCAGCCTCGGCAGTGCTCCTGACGTCCCTAATAAAGAGAACTATACCACAGCGTCGTTCGCTGATGAGCTATTCGGAGCCGATAAGCTTGACCCTGataattttagtttaaaatCATTTGAGATTAAAGTAACCGAGAATATGACTGTTAAATGGGATACTGTTATCTTCAACCGTCAAATGTTTGTCTTAGTTCCGACCACTCTGTCACAAAGTGGCAGTAGAGATAGCTTCGTTGCACTGCTTGAAATCGCAGAAGAAGAATTGGATTGCGAAGCTGTTATATGTTGTGTTCAGAATATAAGCTCAGAAAAGTCAACTCAAATACGTACTTTCATGTACATGGGATTTCAGGCTATTCCGTCCACGAGCCCTCTGCTTTCTATTTTGTCTCCTGGGTCGAAGAAATACTTTTTTCTCGGTAACGAACTTTGA
- the LOC120341459 gene encoding protein lin-7 homolog C-like: MSEPLTLEQDITRAIELIDNLQSRGQVPSDKILALKAVLQSDFLHAVREVYEHVYETVDITGNPEIAANATAKATVAAFAASEGHAHPRVVELPKTEEGLGFNVMGGKEQNSPIYISRIIPNGVADRHGGLKRGDQLLSVNGESVEDECHEKAVDLLKAAIGNVKLVVRYTPHVLEEMEQRFERLRLSRRQQHTSNSG; the protein is encoded by the coding sequence ATGTCAGAACCTTTGACACTCGAGCAAGACATTACAAGGGCGATTGAATTGATCGATAATTTACAAAGTCGAGGGCAGGTTCCATCGGATAAAATCCTAGCGTTGAAAGCCGTTTTGCAAAGTGACTTTTTACACGCTGTTCGTGAAGTCTATGAGCATGTTTATGAAACTGTGGACATTACCGGGAATCCTGAAATAGCTGCAAATGCCACTGCTAAGGCCACAGTTGCTGCTTTTGCAGCCAGCGAAGGACATGCCCACCCGAGAGTTGTAGAATTACCTAAAACAGAGGAAGGACTTGGATTTAATGTCATGGGAGGTAAAGAACAGAACTCTCCAATTTATATTTCTCGTATTATACCCAATGGGGTAGCAGATCGCCATGGTGGCTTAAAACGTGGCGATCAACTTTTATCAGTCAATGGAGAGTCCGTTGAAGACGAATGCCATGAGAAAGCGGTTGACCTTCTCAAAGCTGCCATCGGAAATGTTAAATTAGTTGTTCGATATACTCCTCATGTTCTAGAAGAGATGGAGCAACGATTCGAGCGACTTCGTCTATCCAGAAGGCAACAGCATACCTCAAACTCTGGCTAA